The following coding sequences lie in one Sinorhizobium fredii USDA 257 genomic window:
- the ubiE gene encoding bifunctional demethylmenaquinone methyltransferase/2-methoxy-6-polyprenyl-1,4-benzoquinol methylase UbiE, producing MTDERVSADGGMETSFGFREVGTGEKQPLVNDVFHKVAKRYDIMNDVMSAGLHRVWKNAMIAALNPPRREHYRVLDVAGGTGDVAFRIVEASDRRAHATVLDINGSMLAVGAERARKKGLLANLEFVEANAEDLPFAANSFDAYTIAFGIRNVPRIEVALAEAHRVLKRGGRLLVLEFSDVEMPLLDRFYDAWSFNAIPKFGKLVTGDDAPYQYLVESIRKFPNQRDFAAMIRTAGFGRVSFTNYTGGIAALHSGWKI from the coding sequence ATGACGGATGAGCGCGTATCGGCCGATGGCGGAATGGAGACCTCCTTTGGTTTCCGCGAAGTCGGCACGGGCGAAAAGCAGCCGCTCGTCAACGACGTCTTCCACAAGGTCGCCAAACGCTACGACATCATGAACGACGTGATGTCGGCCGGTCTGCATCGCGTCTGGAAGAATGCGATGATCGCCGCGCTCAACCCGCCGCGCCGGGAGCACTACCGGGTGCTCGACGTCGCTGGCGGCACCGGCGATGTCGCCTTCCGCATCGTCGAAGCCTCCGACCGCCGGGCGCATGCGACGGTGCTCGACATCAATGGCTCGATGCTCGCCGTCGGCGCCGAACGGGCCCGCAAGAAGGGGCTCCTCGCCAATCTCGAATTCGTCGAGGCGAATGCCGAGGACCTGCCCTTCGCGGCGAATTCCTTTGATGCCTATACGATCGCCTTCGGCATTCGCAATGTGCCGCGCATCGAGGTGGCGCTCGCGGAGGCCCACCGCGTGCTGAAGCGCGGCGGCCGGCTCCTGGTGCTCGAATTCTCCGACGTCGAGATGCCGCTCTTGGACCGCTTCTACGATGCCTGGTCGTTCAACGCGATACCGAAGTTCGGCAAGCTCGTCACCGGCGACGACGCGCCCTACCAGTATCTGGTCGAATCGATCCGCAAGTTCCCGAACCAGCGTGATTTCGCCGCGATGATCCGCACCGCCGGCTTTGGCCGCGTCTCCTTCACCAACTACACCGGCGGCATCGCAGCGTTACATTCCGGCTGGAAAATCTGA
- the mutM gene encoding bifunctional DNA-formamidopyrimidine glycosylase/DNA-(apurinic or apyrimidinic site) lyase, with protein sequence MPELPEVETVKRGLAPTMEGALLVRAELRRPDLRFPFPDNFATAISGRRILALSRRAKYLMIDLEGGDVIVAHLGMSGSFRIEAGAEPTVPGEFHRPRSKDEKHDHVIFHLEGGSGQTRIIYNDPRRFGFMDLARRDTIAEHAFFRDLGEEPTGNALDAAYLAVRFTGKSQPLKTALLDQRTIAGLGNIYVCEALWRSGLSPNRAAGTLVDKRGRPKQALFALVEAIRAVIADAIAAGGSSLKDHIQADGSLGYFQHAFSVYDREGEACRTLDCGGTVARIVQAGRSTFHCPRCQK encoded by the coding sequence ATGCCGGAACTGCCTGAGGTCGAAACGGTCAAACGGGGATTGGCGCCGACGATGGAGGGGGCGCTGCTGGTGCGCGCCGAACTGCGCCGGCCGGACCTGCGCTTTCCCTTTCCCGACAATTTCGCCACCGCCATTTCTGGCCGCCGCATCCTCGCGCTGTCGCGTCGGGCCAAATATCTGATGATCGACCTCGAAGGCGGCGATGTGATAGTTGCGCATCTCGGCATGTCCGGGTCGTTCCGCATCGAGGCCGGCGCGGAGCCGACAGTGCCCGGCGAATTCCATCGTCCGCGCAGCAAGGATGAGAAGCACGATCATGTGATCTTCCATCTCGAGGGAGGGTCCGGCCAGACGCGCATCATCTACAACGACCCGCGCCGCTTCGGCTTCATGGACCTGGCGCGGCGCGATACGATCGCCGAGCACGCCTTCTTCCGCGATCTCGGCGAGGAGCCGACTGGCAATGCGCTCGACGCCGCTTATCTGGCTGTCCGGTTCACCGGAAAGTCGCAGCCGCTGAAGACGGCGCTGCTGGACCAGAGGACGATCGCTGGCCTCGGCAATATCTATGTGTGCGAGGCGCTGTGGCGATCGGGCTTGTCGCCGAACAGGGCTGCCGGAACGCTGGTCGACAAGCGCGGACGCCCGAAGCAGGCCTTGTTCGCGCTTGTGGAGGCGATCCGCGCTGTGATTGCCGACGCGATCGCTGCCGGTGGCTCGTCGCTCAAGGACCATATTCAGGCAGATGGCAGCCTCGGCTATTTCCAGCATGCCTTTTCCGTCTACGATCGGGAGGGCGAGGCTTGCCGTACGCTGGACTGCGGCGGTACGGTCGCCCGCATCGTTCAGGCAGGGCGTTCGACCTTCCATTGCCCGCGCTGCCAGAAATAG
- a CDS encoding enoyl-CoA hydratase has protein sequence MSYETLLVETRGRVGLITLNRPQALNALNSTLMRELDAALKTFDADKGVGAIVITGSDKAFAAGADIKEMQSLDFVDSYLGDFLGGWEHVAGARKPMIAAVSGFALGGGCELAMMCDFIIASETAKFGQPEITLGVIPGMGGSQRLTRAVGKAKAMDLILTGRMMDAAEAERAGLVARIVAPERLMEEALAAAEKIASLALPAVMMAKEAVNRSLEVTLAEGLRFERRLFQALFATEDQKEGMAAFVGKRKADFKHR, from the coding sequence ATGAGTTACGAGACGCTGCTGGTCGAAACGCGCGGGCGCGTCGGCCTGATCACCCTCAATCGGCCGCAGGCGCTGAATGCGCTGAATTCGACCCTGATGCGCGAGCTTGACGCGGCGTTGAAAACCTTCGATGCGGACAAGGGCGTCGGCGCGATCGTCATCACCGGCTCGGACAAGGCATTCGCGGCCGGCGCCGATATCAAGGAAATGCAGTCGCTCGATTTCGTCGACAGCTACCTTGGCGACTTTCTCGGGGGTTGGGAGCATGTCGCCGGGGCCCGCAAGCCGATGATTGCGGCCGTTTCCGGCTTTGCGCTTGGCGGCGGCTGCGAGCTCGCCATGATGTGCGACTTCATCATCGCATCGGAGACGGCGAAATTCGGTCAACCGGAAATCACCCTCGGCGTCATTCCCGGCATGGGCGGGTCGCAGCGCCTGACGCGCGCGGTCGGCAAAGCGAAGGCGATGGACCTGATCCTGACCGGCCGCATGATGGACGCTGCCGAGGCGGAGCGGGCGGGCCTCGTTGCGCGCATCGTCGCACCCGAGAGGCTGATGGAAGAGGCGCTCGCCGCGGCGGAAAAGATCGCCTCGCTCGCGCTTCCGGCGGTGATGATGGCGAAGGAGGCGGTCAACCGCTCGCTGGAAGTGACGCTTGCCGAGGGCCTCCGTTTCGAGCGGCGGCTCTTCCAGGCGCTTTTCGCCACCGAAGACCAGAAGGAAGGGATGGCCGCCTTCGTCGGCAAGCGCAAGGCGGATTTCAAACACAGGTGA
- the rpsT gene encoding 30S ribosomal protein S20 → MANTTSAKKATRKIARRTAVNKARRSRVRNFVRKVEEAIASGDQALAAAALQAAQPELMRAATKGVLHGNTASRKVSRLAQRVKALSA, encoded by the coding sequence ATGGCCAATACAACTTCGGCGAAAAAGGCGACTCGCAAGATCGCGCGCCGTACCGCAGTGAACAAGGCTCGTCGTTCGCGCGTCCGCAACTTCGTACGCAAGGTTGAAGAGGCGATCGCTTCCGGCGATCAGGCGCTCGCCGCTGCTGCCCTGCAGGCAGCCCAGCCGGAGCTGATGCGGGCCGCCACCAAGGGCGTGCTGCATGGCAATACCGCATCGCGCAAAGTGTCTCGTCTGGCGCAGCGCGTGAAGGCCCTTTCGGCCTAA